In a genomic window of Blastopirellula marina:
- a CDS encoding AAA family ATPase → MEIDDQLKQQLDDFRSDFKRLRAEISKVIVGQQEILDDMLISLIAGGHVLLEGVPGLGKTLTVRTLAEALHLDFHRIQFTPDLMPADLIGTNVLAEAEDGRKVFEFQKGPIFANVLLADEINRATPKTQSALLEAMQEHSVTVAGTTHRLSEPFFVMATQNPLEMEGTYPLPEAQLDRFFCKLLVKYPKVSELETILDRTTESIKPTAEAVLTGERILEMSALSRQIPIANDVRRYGIALVVATHPDHELAAEATKKYVRFGSSPRGLQSLILGAKIRAILDERYHVAREDLRIMAGPVLRHRIILNFEGQAENVAADNVIQQIIDNVAENSLAAA, encoded by the coding sequence ATGGAAATAGACGATCAACTTAAGCAGCAATTAGACGACTTCCGCAGCGACTTCAAACGACTTCGTGCAGAAATCTCGAAGGTAATCGTGGGTCAGCAAGAGATCCTCGACGACATGCTCATATCGCTGATCGCAGGTGGTCACGTATTGCTGGAAGGGGTTCCTGGTCTGGGCAAGACGTTAACGGTCCGTACCCTTGCGGAAGCATTGCACCTTGATTTTCATCGAATTCAGTTCACGCCGGACCTGATGCCAGCGGACCTAATCGGTACGAATGTGCTGGCCGAGGCAGAGGACGGTCGGAAGGTGTTCGAGTTCCAGAAAGGTCCAATCTTCGCCAATGTCCTGCTGGCCGACGAGATCAACCGTGCCACCCCAAAAACACAGTCGGCCTTGCTGGAAGCCATGCAGGAGCATTCCGTCACCGTCGCAGGAACGACACATCGTTTGTCGGAGCCATTCTTTGTGATGGCGACGCAAAACCCGCTGGAAATGGAAGGAACGTATCCCCTTCCGGAAGCACAGCTCGACCGCTTCTTCTGCAAGCTGTTGGTGAAGTATCCCAAGGTCAGCGAGTTAGAGACGATCCTCGATCGAACCACCGAGTCGATCAAACCGACTGCCGAAGCCGTACTTACAGGCGAACGCATTCTCGAGATGTCGGCCCTTTCTCGCCAGATACCCATCGCAAATGATGTCCGTCGATACGGTATTGCGCTGGTCGTCGCAACCCATCCCGATCATGAGTTGGCTGCGGAAGCGACCAAGAAGTATGTTCGCTTTGGCTCTAGCCCGCGTGGACTTCAATCGTTGATCCTCGGTGCGAAAATCCGCGCTATCCTCGACGAAAGATATCATGTCGCACGCGAAGATTTACGAATAATGGCTGGGCCAGTGTTGCGACACCGCATCATTCTCAACTTCGAAGGTCAGGCTGAAAACGTGGCAGCGGATAATGTGATTCAGCAGATCATTGACAATGTCGCCGAGAATTCCCTAGCTGCGGCCTAG
- a CDS encoding DUF58 domain-containing protein has translation MGSGIEFSDHREYTNGDDLRYLDWNVYARYGDLLLKRFQEERDLHVYLLVDCSQSMAFGSPAKFDLARQLAAALAYIALADLDRISILAYGDRIMTELPVTRGKAQILSVMKYLEGIHTGGEDTNLSRGVQDFLLRGPRTGLVVVLSDLFDPHGFRSGLDQLRYRRFDAHVIQLHDPQEANPQMLGDVEFVDIETQSARKVTVTEKNLRTYKKLFDEHQAAVRTYCKTYGWGCTQSPSNVPFDDLLVHMMRSSIATARS, from the coding sequence ATGGGGTCTGGCATCGAATTCTCCGATCACCGTGAGTACACCAACGGTGACGATCTTCGTTACCTCGATTGGAACGTCTACGCTCGCTACGGTGATTTGTTGTTAAAACGCTTTCAGGAAGAACGAGATCTCCACGTCTACCTCTTGGTCGACTGCTCGCAAAGCATGGCCTTTGGGTCGCCTGCCAAGTTCGATCTGGCTCGACAATTGGCGGCAGCTTTGGCTTACATCGCCCTGGCTGACCTCGATCGAATTTCGATCCTGGCTTATGGCGATCGCATTATGACAGAACTACCCGTAACACGCGGGAAAGCGCAGATTCTTTCGGTAATGAAATACCTGGAGGGAATCCACACTGGTGGAGAAGACACCAATCTGAGCCGAGGTGTTCAAGACTTCTTATTGCGCGGTCCGCGAACAGGGTTGGTCGTGGTGCTGAGCGACCTGTTCGACCCACACGGATTTCGAAGCGGGCTAGATCAGCTTCGGTATCGTCGTTTTGATGCGCACGTGATTCAGCTACATGATCCCCAAGAAGCGAATCCCCAAATGCTCGGCGATGTAGAATTCGTCGATATCGAAACCCAATCGGCGCGAAAAGTGACCGTGACGGAAAAGAATCTTCGCACTTACAAGAAACTGTTTGATGAACATCAAGCAGCTGTTCGCACCTACTGCAAGACGTACGGCTGGGGATGTACCCAGTCGCCCAGCAACGTCCCGTTTGACGATTTGTTGGTCCACATGATGCGTAGCTCGATCGCAACTGCACGTTCTTAA
- a CDS encoding VWA domain-containing protein yields MSFALPTAFLLAAIALPIVGLYILKVRLRRVPVSTNLFWHQIFDEKPPRSIWQNLRHIVSLLMQLALLALLVLALADPYFAWQAKYARNIVLVIDNSASMQATDVSPTRFDAALERAQQLVTGMRDQDQVAVIVSGKSPEVIVGLTGHIPTLRRALESVKVTDAGTHLERAIELGKQLVAPYEKGEVIVLTDGCHQRVDPASLPEEPQKASEDKPEKEEVASNIVWEVFGTEANNVGITQFQTRRSLVDPIGYEILAAVHNASSEPIKARLEITLDDVPVDILPLKLEPGERWRRSLEKTSIEGGPLEARLTKITRNVEDSDEEDAPDDDLNYLTVDDVAYAILPQQKRQAVLLVTPGYFFLEKVFEANPMVDLTVLKEFPETWPTDSVIVLHRNTPVTLPSGDVWVIDPENDTDLWNVQGMLENPIVTKQADDSPLMTHISLDNVLLPKANKLDWKANIIPLAEAVSGDTIYAEIDRPDGKVLVLAVNLESSDLAFRTAFPMMATNALSWFAGPSGELHPSISTDEMTKVELSEEIANLYPKLTLVSPRDNMVDQPVIPGTKTQEGVSTSAASTSVGPLKTIGLWQLKPTVATDDESAESPTPDPIRSFAVNLASERETDLRTPTELLDATTTPSLTSSWWSRPPWFLLVCLACVLTAWEWFAYQRRVIT; encoded by the coding sequence ATGTCGTTTGCCCTGCCAACTGCGTTTCTGCTGGCCGCGATTGCGCTGCCCATCGTGGGGCTGTACATCCTTAAGGTTCGCCTGCGTCGCGTCCCCGTTTCCACTAATCTCTTCTGGCATCAGATATTTGATGAGAAGCCTCCCCGTTCGATTTGGCAAAATCTAAGACATATTGTTTCCTTATTGATGCAGTTGGCGCTGCTCGCCTTGCTAGTATTGGCTTTAGCCGATCCTTATTTCGCTTGGCAAGCGAAATACGCTCGGAATATTGTCCTCGTCATCGACAATTCCGCCAGTATGCAGGCTACCGATGTTTCCCCAACACGTTTTGATGCGGCTCTAGAAAGGGCACAGCAGTTAGTCACCGGCATGCGCGACCAAGACCAAGTGGCCGTGATCGTTTCTGGGAAGTCGCCAGAAGTGATTGTTGGATTGACAGGTCACATACCCACACTTCGCCGGGCCTTGGAAAGCGTTAAAGTGACCGATGCAGGCACACACCTCGAGCGCGCCATTGAACTTGGTAAACAACTAGTCGCGCCCTACGAAAAAGGCGAGGTCATTGTGTTAACCGACGGTTGCCACCAACGCGTTGATCCCGCCTCGCTACCAGAGGAGCCGCAGAAAGCTTCTGAAGACAAGCCTGAGAAGGAAGAAGTCGCGTCCAACATTGTCTGGGAGGTTTTTGGGACCGAAGCGAATAATGTAGGAATCACGCAGTTCCAAACGCGACGAAGCCTAGTCGATCCGATCGGTTATGAGATTCTCGCAGCCGTTCACAACGCTTCCTCCGAGCCGATCAAAGCCCGGCTCGAAATCACGTTGGACGATGTCCCGGTCGATATCTTGCCACTCAAACTAGAACCAGGCGAACGTTGGCGAAGATCACTTGAGAAAACGTCCATTGAAGGTGGTCCGCTAGAGGCCCGACTGACAAAGATCACACGAAATGTCGAAGACTCCGACGAAGAAGATGCTCCGGATGACGACCTTAATTACCTGACCGTCGACGACGTCGCGTACGCGATCTTGCCACAGCAAAAACGTCAAGCAGTCCTGCTTGTTACGCCTGGATACTTCTTTCTCGAGAAAGTTTTCGAGGCGAATCCGATGGTCGATTTGACAGTGCTCAAAGAATTTCCTGAGACCTGGCCGACCGATAGTGTGATTGTGCTCCATCGCAACACTCCAGTAACGCTTCCCTCGGGCGACGTTTGGGTCATCGACCCGGAAAACGATACCGACTTATGGAACGTTCAGGGAATGCTTGAAAACCCGATTGTCACCAAGCAGGCCGACGACTCGCCTCTGATGACACACATCTCACTCGATAACGTACTCCTACCCAAGGCCAATAAACTCGATTGGAAAGCCAACATCATTCCGCTGGCCGAAGCCGTCTCTGGGGATACGATCTATGCCGAGATTGATCGTCCCGACGGAAAGGTACTTGTCCTCGCTGTGAACCTGGAAAGTAGCGATCTGGCGTTTCGTACGGCCTTCCCGATGATGGCGACGAATGCGTTGTCGTGGTTCGCTGGCCCGAGCGGCGAACTACACCCTTCGATCTCCACCGACGAAATGACCAAGGTTGAATTGAGCGAAGAGATTGCGAACCTGTATCCGAAGCTAACGCTCGTCTCCCCTCGGGACAATATGGTCGACCAACCCGTCATTCCCGGAACGAAGACACAAGAAGGCGTTTCGACCTCGGCCGCCAGCACGAGCGTTGGCCCCCTCAAAACAATCGGACTGTGGCAACTGAAACCCACGGTGGCCACTGATGACGAATCGGCGGAATCACCAACACCAGACCCCATTCGTTCGTTCGCCGTAAACCTGGCAAGCGAGCGAGAAACCGACTTGCGAACGCCAACCGAGCTTTTGGATGCGACGACAACTCCCTCACTGACATCGAGTTGGTGGAGTCGTCCACCTTGGTTCTTATTGGTATGCCTGGCCTGCGTCTTGACCGCGTGGGAATGGTTTGCTTACCAGCGACGTGTGATTACCTAA
- a CDS encoding FixH family protein, with the protein MIPLEFIRPWFLLFALPLAAVVIYYYLHSLSDFPPRQRLVSLATRMVVILLLVLALSGLTLLRSTNELFVVFVTDESLSVGKEARESTRKFLGEAWERKGNNRAAWLPFSKTIGKLQEDVPEKQDEPGDADTSTEKVSPEVKADQEGTNLAAAIEAAAGHVPPGYVPRIVVLSDGNETGGDALASAAQSEIAIDTIALPGRSDPEVQVSAVNVPAEVQEGAPFYVETVIHSNHEDEALIEIFRGDHKVVSEKKKLSPGENRLQFQQSIERDKLAVYTARISGLKEDTLLDNNSDSGLVYSSGKPRVLIIESDPSLIRDLAYALEDEGIQADIRPPQGMPDTLADLQNYECMIVSNVPATDLTGQQMRIARTYVQDLGGGFIMLGGEQSFGLGGYYKSVLEEILPVRSDFEKEKEKPSLGMVLVIDKSGSMNGDKIEMAKSAARAAAEILGRRDQVAVLAFDGSTFVISEMQTADNKARISSDIGRLDAGGGTNMYPAMDMAYQMLNSTPAKLKHVILLTDGVSQAGDFIGLAQTMAAAKMTVSTVAIGDGSDAELLDSIARTGRGRHYVTNDPTQIPQIFAKETVTASKSAIDEQPFIPQVIRATHALSDIDMENAPFLLGYVMTRPKPTSEVILATEKGDPLLAWWRYGLGMTAAFTSDAKTRWAAEWMTWPGYGKFWTQVVRQTMRKGDARGIQVAVDRLGDIAHVSVDAVNEAGQFLNDATVEATVIQPGLKQEKQTLVQTAPGRYAMQFPTPRQGAYHLEISVKQGENVVYRQSRGLMIGYSDELRIRPPNEELLQAVASSSGGKFAPTVEEVFRSTGQGTTRPTPLWPWLLGAAAFLLILDVALRRIDFSLFYPFNQVKAPMNGA; encoded by the coding sequence GTGATTCCACTCGAATTCATTCGACCCTGGTTCCTGCTCTTCGCCCTGCCCTTGGCTGCGGTGGTGATCTATTACTATCTCCACAGCCTGAGCGATTTTCCGCCACGTCAACGGCTGGTCTCGCTGGCAACACGCATGGTGGTGATCCTCCTGCTAGTGTTGGCCCTTAGTGGGCTAACGCTACTGCGCAGCACCAACGAGCTATTCGTAGTCTTTGTGACTGACGAAAGTTTAAGTGTGGGCAAAGAAGCCAGAGAGTCGACTCGGAAGTTCTTGGGTGAAGCGTGGGAACGGAAAGGGAATAACCGAGCGGCGTGGCTCCCATTCTCAAAGACGATCGGCAAGCTTCAGGAAGACGTACCCGAGAAACAAGACGAGCCAGGCGACGCCGATACCTCCACGGAAAAGGTCTCGCCTGAAGTGAAAGCAGATCAGGAAGGAACGAATCTAGCAGCGGCCATTGAAGCGGCGGCAGGCCATGTGCCGCCCGGATATGTGCCACGAATCGTCGTCCTGAGCGACGGGAATGAAACAGGTGGCGACGCTTTAGCCTCCGCTGCCCAAAGTGAGATCGCCATTGATACAATCGCCTTACCTGGTCGCAGCGATCCTGAAGTTCAAGTTTCTGCTGTAAATGTCCCAGCTGAGGTTCAAGAGGGTGCTCCGTTTTACGTCGAAACTGTGATTCATTCCAACCATGAAGACGAAGCATTAATCGAAATCTTCCGTGGAGATCATAAGGTCGTTAGCGAGAAGAAGAAGCTTTCTCCCGGCGAGAACCGTCTTCAATTCCAGCAATCGATCGAACGAGACAAACTCGCCGTTTACACGGCTCGCATTTCAGGCCTTAAAGAAGATACTCTGCTCGACAACAACTCCGACTCTGGTTTGGTTTATTCTTCTGGCAAGCCACGAGTGTTGATCATCGAAAGCGATCCGAGTCTCATTCGTGATCTTGCTTACGCCCTGGAAGACGAAGGCATCCAAGCCGACATTCGCCCCCCTCAAGGTATGCCCGATACGCTTGCCGATTTACAAAACTACGAATGCATGATCGTCTCGAACGTTCCGGCAACCGATTTGACCGGTCAACAAATGCGTATCGCTCGCACTTATGTCCAGGACCTGGGAGGTGGATTCATCATGCTTGGGGGGGAGCAATCGTTTGGTCTGGGTGGCTACTACAAATCGGTCCTCGAAGAAATTCTTCCAGTACGCAGCGACTTCGAGAAGGAAAAGGAAAAGCCCTCGCTTGGTATGGTGCTGGTCATTGACAAGTCAGGTTCGATGAACGGCGATAAGATTGAAATGGCCAAGTCGGCAGCTCGGGCAGCCGCAGAGATCTTGGGACGTCGTGATCAAGTAGCCGTGTTGGCTTTCGACGGTTCAACCTTCGTCATTAGCGAAATGCAAACCGCCGACAACAAGGCCCGAATTAGCTCGGACATCGGTCGCTTGGACGCTGGGGGCGGTACAAACATGTATCCCGCCATGGACATGGCGTACCAGATGCTCAATTCAACTCCAGCCAAGCTGAAGCACGTCATCCTGCTTACCGATGGTGTGTCGCAAGCGGGCGACTTCATTGGGCTCGCCCAGACCATGGCCGCCGCGAAAATGACGGTTTCAACCGTGGCGATCGGTGATGGATCAGATGCGGAACTGCTCGATTCAATTGCCCGCACCGGTCGAGGCAGACATTATGTCACCAATGATCCAACCCAGATTCCCCAGATCTTTGCCAAGGAAACCGTCACTGCCAGCAAATCCGCCATCGATGAACAACCATTCATACCGCAAGTCATTCGCGCGACGCACGCCTTGTCGGATATCGACATGGAGAACGCGCCGTTCTTACTAGGCTATGTGATGACACGTCCTAAGCCGACCAGCGAAGTCATCCTCGCGACGGAAAAGGGAGATCCACTTTTGGCCTGGTGGCGTTACGGGTTGGGAATGACGGCCGCGTTCACTTCTGATGCCAAGACACGCTGGGCGGCTGAGTGGATGACTTGGCCTGGTTACGGTAAGTTCTGGACGCAAGTCGTTCGGCAAACGATGCGAAAAGGGGATGCGCGCGGAATTCAGGTCGCCGTCGATCGCCTCGGAGACATCGCCCACGTTTCGGTCGACGCCGTTAACGAAGCAGGTCAGTTTTTAAACGACGCCACGGTAGAAGCAACCGTCATCCAACCGGGCCTAAAGCAAGAGAAACAAACGTTGGTGCAAACGGCCCCGGGTCGATACGCAATGCAGTTTCCCACGCCACGACAAGGTGCCTACCACCTGGAGATTTCGGTCAAACAGGGTGAAAACGTTGTTTATCGTCAGTCGCGTGGCCTCATGATTGGTTACAGCGATGAACTCCGCATTCGTCCCCCTAATGAAGAGCTTCTGCAGGCCGTGGCGTCGAGCTCGGGCGGTAAGTTTGCTCCGACCGTGGAAGAAGTCTTCCGCTCAACCGGTCAGGGCACGACACGCCCCACGCCACTTTGGCCATGGCTTTTGGGTGCTGCCGCGTTCTTGCTGATCCTGGATGTTGCATTACGCCGCATCGACTTTTCGCTCTTCTATCCGTTCAATCAAGTCAAAGCGCCCATGAACGGAGCTTAA
- a CDS encoding APC family permease, producing MGESTAKLRRELGIPGAVVTGLGSILGTGVFVSIGIAAGVAGNAVVIAIVAAALVAICNGLSSAQLAANHPVSGGTYEYGYRWLSPSIGFLAGWMFLWAKSASAATAALGFAGYLLQLSGSDHSFLLVLLALVGISLLTTVTMLGIHRTSQVNIVIVATTCLALVIFVVCGVAANESTNTSLVSLFPAGITWGELAQATGLMFVAYTGYGRIATLGEEVKAPRRTIPIAVMVTLAISMLLYASVAMVGVQIVGGSGFYELTSQNAAPLESIAERMNLPGLPLLMAIGAITAMLGVLLNLLLGLSRVVLAMGRRGDMPSGLSVIHTKTGVPWAATLLVAGITAAIATIGSVKLAWSFSAFTVLVYYAITNACALRLRAEERLYPVWIPAMGLISCLSLAVWVEREIWIAGATLLAVGLVWHFIAGKLSGHRPANSEAG from the coding sequence ATGGGCGAATCTACGGCGAAATTGCGAAGAGAATTAGGTATTCCCGGGGCCGTGGTGACTGGACTAGGCTCGATTCTGGGTACTGGTGTGTTTGTTAGTATTGGGATCGCTGCTGGCGTTGCGGGAAATGCCGTGGTGATCGCGATTGTTGCGGCAGCGTTGGTAGCGATTTGCAACGGGCTGAGCAGCGCTCAGTTGGCTGCCAATCATCCTGTGAGCGGGGGAACGTACGAGTACGGGTATCGTTGGTTGTCTCCAAGCATTGGGTTTCTGGCTGGTTGGATGTTTCTATGGGCGAAATCCGCCTCCGCCGCGACGGCTGCGTTGGGATTTGCAGGTTACTTATTACAACTATCTGGAAGCGATCACAGTTTCCTCTTGGTACTTCTGGCCTTGGTTGGAATTTCCCTCCTAACGACTGTGACGATGTTAGGGATCCATCGCACATCACAGGTCAACATCGTGATTGTTGCCACCACTTGTTTGGCATTGGTGATATTTGTTGTTTGTGGAGTTGCAGCGAATGAGTCTACGAACACAAGTCTTGTGTCGCTTTTTCCGGCTGGAATTACCTGGGGAGAGCTCGCTCAGGCAACAGGACTGATGTTTGTTGCCTACACCGGGTACGGCCGAATCGCAACGTTAGGCGAAGAGGTCAAGGCGCCAAGACGAACGATCCCAATTGCGGTGATGGTGACGCTTGCGATCTCGATGTTACTTTATGCGTCCGTGGCGATGGTGGGTGTGCAGATCGTCGGTGGGAGCGGATTCTACGAACTAACAAGCCAGAATGCCGCACCGCTTGAGTCGATCGCTGAGCGGATGAACCTACCGGGATTACCTTTGCTAATGGCGATTGGTGCGATCACCGCGATGCTGGGCGTGCTTCTAAATCTGCTGCTTGGATTGTCCCGTGTAGTACTGGCGATGGGACGGCGTGGTGACATGCCGAGTGGTCTCTCGGTAATTCATACGAAGACCGGCGTTCCTTGGGCCGCAACGCTTTTAGTAGCAGGGATTACCGCGGCGATTGCGACGATAGGAAGTGTCAAATTGGCTTGGTCATTCAGCGCGTTCACCGTTTTGGTGTACTACGCGATTACGAATGCGTGTGCCTTACGACTTCGCGCGGAAGAGCGACTTTACCCAGTTTGGATTCCCGCGATGGGCCTAATTTCGTGCTTGTCATTGGCGGTTTGGGTAGAGCGTGAGATCTGGATTGCTGGGGCTACGCTTTTGGCGGTGGGCCTCGTTTGGCACTTCATCGCTGGCAAGCTGTCCGGTCATCGACCAGCCAATAGCGAAGCTGGTTAA
- a CDS encoding AraC family transcriptional regulator — MTNFNLASPDAPLSGAELALAGLFEYLPDVYLYVKDVEGRFIKASESLWRMRGFESESEMLGKTDLDLHPKYLAERYVAEDRQVMESRTPLPNQIWLVPANQPGELKWFVSSKMPLLNAGGQVVGVAGVMRDLERAKSNASQVNEFEQIVSYVLRNYEKSIRVTDLADMIHLSVSQFDRRFKSIYQMTPQQYILRVRLHASCHELLASAASVAQIANSCGFYDQSYFTKQFRKHLGVSPSEYRVRYQASPTELSESLGLPPPFLST; from the coding sequence ATGACGAATTTCAACTTAGCCAGTCCGGACGCTCCACTCAGCGGGGCGGAACTCGCCCTTGCAGGGCTTTTTGAATACCTTCCTGACGTTTACTTGTACGTTAAGGATGTAGAGGGACGCTTCATTAAGGCGAGCGAGAGCCTGTGGCGAATGCGCGGCTTCGAGTCGGAAAGCGAGATGCTTGGTAAGACCGATTTGGACCTTCATCCAAAATACTTGGCCGAGCGTTACGTGGCAGAAGACCGACAGGTGATGGAATCACGAACGCCGCTTCCGAATCAGATTTGGCTCGTTCCTGCGAATCAACCGGGAGAGTTGAAATGGTTTGTCTCGAGTAAGATGCCGCTGCTCAATGCAGGCGGCCAAGTCGTTGGCGTGGCTGGGGTGATGCGTGACCTTGAACGAGCTAAATCGAACGCCAGCCAAGTCAACGAGTTCGAGCAGATCGTGAGTTACGTCCTAAGAAATTACGAGAAATCGATTCGCGTCACCGATTTGGCCGACATGATTCACCTTTCGGTGAGTCAGTTCGATCGGCGGTTTAAATCGATCTATCAGATGACGCCGCAGCAGTATATTTTGCGCGTTCGTTTACATGCCTCGTGTCACGAGTTGTTGGCATCTGCGGCCTCAGTGGCCCAAATTGCGAATTCATGTGGCTTCTACGATCAGAGCTATTTCACCAAGCAATTTCGAAAGCACTTAGGCGTGTCACCCAGTGAATACCGAGTACGATATCAAGCTTCGCCAACGGAGTTGTCAGAATCGTTGGGGCTTCCACCACCGTTCTTGTCTACCTAG
- a CDS encoding DUF1501 domain-containing protein: MFTFQGRGKSVTCNGQTRRDFLQVGTLGALGLSLPHLFAAKAQGAVQPSHDDRNCIMIFNLGAPSQLDLWDMKPDAPAEVRGPFKPIATANPDLQISEILPQHAKIADKFSLVRSVHHTGAAVHDAGWQMMQTGRLFSGGVNTPHIGSVVSFERGRKTDLPAFAVLPQLMGRGGGNMPNGQAGGFLGKAHDPFALNADPSQENFKVPDLLPPIEIDSSRLERRRRIRDLVDQATANFEASENADLLGSNFESAFRLMTSPKAREAFDLSKEPTKVRERYGMNRFGQSCLLSRRLIENGVRFVTINTFLTVFDEITWDIHGSKPFTSITGMRDIVCPLYDQGYSALIEDLDQRGLLDATLVCNLAEFGRTPRVNPAGGRDHWPQCFTCGFAGGGVQGGRIVGASDPIGAVPADRPVQPADVAATIFHSLGFDMHATLPGPGGRPFPIVDSGHNPIHELF, from the coding sequence ATGTTTACGTTCCAAGGACGCGGAAAGTCGGTGACTTGCAACGGTCAGACCCGCCGGGACTTCCTCCAAGTCGGTACTCTCGGGGCACTCGGTTTGAGTCTGCCACACTTGTTCGCCGCAAAGGCTCAGGGAGCGGTCCAACCGAGCCATGACGACCGGAACTGCATCATGATTTTTAATCTTGGTGCTCCTAGCCAACTTGACCTGTGGGATATGAAGCCAGATGCTCCGGCAGAGGTTCGTGGGCCGTTCAAGCCCATCGCGACCGCGAATCCTGACCTGCAGATCTCTGAGATACTTCCGCAGCACGCAAAAATTGCCGACAAGTTCTCTCTGGTGCGCTCGGTCCACCATACCGGCGCCGCGGTCCACGATGCTGGCTGGCAGATGATGCAAACCGGCCGCTTGTTTTCCGGTGGTGTCAATACGCCCCACATCGGGTCGGTCGTCAGCTTTGAACGTGGTCGCAAAACCGACTTGCCGGCATTCGCGGTTCTCCCACAGTTGATGGGACGTGGCGGTGGGAACATGCCCAACGGCCAAGCAGGCGGTTTCCTTGGAAAGGCACACGATCCATTCGCATTGAATGCCGATCCTTCGCAAGAGAATTTCAAGGTTCCCGACTTACTTCCTCCGATCGAAATCGATTCAAGTCGCCTCGAACGACGTCGACGTATTCGTGATCTCGTTGATCAAGCAACGGCTAACTTCGAGGCGAGCGAAAACGCTGACCTACTTGGAAGCAACTTCGAGTCCGCGTTTCGTCTGATGACCAGTCCGAAAGCACGGGAAGCGTTTGACCTGTCGAAAGAACCGACCAAAGTGCGCGAGCGTTACGGGATGAATCGATTTGGACAGTCTTGCCTCCTGTCACGAAGGTTGATTGAAAACGGCGTCCGCTTCGTTACGATCAACACCTTCCTGACGGTTTTTGACGAAATCACTTGGGATATTCACGGCTCAAAACCGTTTACTTCTATCACCGGAATGCGTGATATCGTTTGCCCACTATATGACCAAGGCTACTCGGCTTTGATCGAAGACCTTGATCAACGCGGACTACTCGACGCGACCCTAGTTTGCAACTTGGCCGAATTTGGACGTACACCTCGTGTGAACCCGGCGGGTGGGCGAGATCACTGGCCGCAGTGTTTCACATGTGGCTTTGCCGGAGGCGGCGTGCAAGGTGGCCGGATCGTTGGCGCAAGCGATCCGATTGGTGCAGTTCCGGCAGATCGTCCCGTTCAGCCCGCCGATGTCGCGGCCACGATCTTCCACAGCCTTGGCTTCGATATGCATGCGACCCTACCAGGACCTGGTGGTCGCCCTTTCCCCATCGTTGACTCCGGCCACAATCCCATCCATGAATTGTTCTAG